The Caenorhabditis elegans chromosome I genome includes the window aaaaagtccaaatCGACCGCCAGCCCATCCCACCAAGCAATTTGAAGTATTCCAAACAAGAATAGAAACGGCGAGTCCCAGGCGAGAAATGATTGGAATCGCTGTTGCATTACCTGGAATTTTCTTAATCTTTTGattatatagttttttaaataattttctcagttggaataaaaaatttagaaattatttcaaaatgaaaaagtataattccgataaaaagtataatttcCGACCCACCAATGCACCATGATGCTCCACCAAGCATTGCAAGTGGATAGAATCCAGGAAATCCTGTCGTGGCAAAAACAATGAAACCTACAAGTAGAATGGCAATGGACATCATCCATTGTgcaaaaattcctgaaaacaatatttaacAGTCAATTGcaaattaatctgaaaatatcttACCATCTCTAGAATCGTAAGATTTTATGGGCACGAACATGGATCCGAAGAATACGGAAGACACGGCACAAGCCGCGAGCCCGATTACCGCCGACATTctgatttctggaaaaattagtttcaaaagGGGAAAATAgagggaaaaatcgaaaactatgCGAACAATAGGGATATCaattataagtttttttcaaataacggGGACAATATGATTTAATATCTTTATCTATGTTATCATTAAATTGAACATCGACCTTGTCGTAGAAAAAGTGCGTTTTTCGTTCGGTTTTTTGACACGGAGTACAGAGAtttcttctcacttttttgtttcatttttgtagaaaaaaaagacagaaaaaCGTTTCTATGCAACAGtggtaaaaatgaaaaatagggataggaaaaaaagttttaattgtaTGAAGAGCTTTCAACCTTTCACtgttttgtataatttttgctGATAAGGTTGTCAACTGATTAAATCACAAATCATATGGGTGAAAACgtaaactttattttattttcactttcCAACTAGAATTTcagtgagaaaaaatatttatgaaaagaATTCTTCGAATAATATCACgcgagaaaaaagttttatgtaGTGTATGGAATGGTGGGGGCACGGCAGTTTTTTCTATTTGCAAAGAGAGGGCCGACGGTATACCAGTTAAAGTTAGGAGACGTAGAGAATGTGGTCAGACAGAGCAGAGGTGTTGGAGCAAGAGGAGAATGAGAAGTCTATTATGAGCTTTTCTGGTTGGtatgttattgaaaatatttatgtatTTGAAGAAATGTTGGCTTATGTGATAGAACAGAAAACGAAGtcagaaaaatctttttgtgGAAGGTAAAATCAGATTAGATTCTGTAACGATTACTTTTCTCAAGAAATCGGTAAAATTCCATTTATTAGGTTTCGCAACCTgaagaatttctcaaaataaccATGAAAGTTTGAGCTCGGCTACCTGAACCCGCCTATCaagtttcgaatttcaaacatttcagttTGACATAAACATTTTAGAGGAAAACAGAGACGAAACGGAAACTGGTATATAGAATTGTTCTCAAtaatattatcgaaaaaatacgatcgcacaattttctcataatttatttttgatctaccttgttGACTAGGCTCCTTCCCTTCCTTCGACAAGACAGccacaacaaaataacaacggGAACAAGATTGGGGGCGGAGTCAAGTTCAacaagtagatcaaaaattaattatgagaaaactgtgcgatcgtatttttttgataatagtAGAAATGTCATCATCAATGATGTTTGAGTATAATTTATggaaatacaaaattaattcGCTGAGGCATAAAAGGATTATTGACTACTAAAATTGTATGGTTTTACAAAGTGCAAATAATTTTGCGTCTGGAATactaaaagttaaaaattttcggacaAATAGTAGGTAAtagggctgtgcggctgatGACTCGGCTGATGGAGCAAATCAACGTTTTTCAACGTATTAGCAATGATCAATTAGGGAATACTTGTATTTGCCATATCGGCTGAGTCTTGAGCTtctaattctagaaaaaagtttttaaaaatgtgcacaccccttccagaaaaactcgtttttccaatcagccgacagccgacagccgagttACTCGGCTGATTCAAAAAGCCGACTGTTTTGTCAAGGTGTgtgcactttaaaaaaacttttttcttgaataagAAGCTCATGACTCAGCCAATACTGCAAATACAAATATTCTTTAATTGATCAGTGCTAACGcgttgaaaaacttgattgtCTCCATCAGCCGAGTCatcagccgcacagccctaGTAGGTAATCatagtaaattttaaactttaactGTAAACCCACcgatcaaaatgtttttagaattttttgatctgACTTGCCAAAGTTTATCAATAAGATCATAGAATATTTGTTATTGTAAGCCAACAAAGtctaaaattcataaaacaaCGAGAACTTACTTATTGCTTTGCGACAATCctaattttcagcagaaaatgAATTGATTCGTCTAATGCGGCATTCATCGAATGTTTCCCTGTTGTGTTATATTTTGGCCTgaatgaaatttataaattttatttaatcttttgatataaaaaaaatgaatttagagaaaataaaaagaagtttaacttagattttaaaaaacaaaaatgttggaataAAAACAGTTTGAGGGGGTACGTTTTCGTAAGGGGATTTTTTCGTAAGGAACGCTTTCAGTAGGGCAATGTGCGGCGCGCCTTTTCGCAAGCCCGCCGCACAGTCCTTCGCAATGCGCCGCACGGCTTTTTGCAATGCGCCGCACGCTTCttcgtatttatttatttatttttccaacaggAAATTTCGAAcggaattcaattaaaaacggatttttaatggaaattaattagttttat containing:
- the W02D3.13 gene encoding uncharacterized protein (Confirmed by transcript evidence), whose protein sequence is MLKIRIVAKQ
- the W02D3.13 gene encoding uncharacterized protein (Confirmed by transcript evidence), translated to MNAALDESIHFLLKIRIVAKQ